In one window of Solanum pennellii chromosome 2, SPENNV200 DNA:
- the LOC107010294 gene encoding zinc finger CCCH domain-containing protein 14 yields the protein MQNENPSSDGLNTSIADAATVPSANKNYTFSDATSPDLADNPFLSPTSTHQFDSSEFIPNFYSTFSRSSNSPSLTSFDDTDDLVTDGRLHQASYILEYQQLYNRYTLCLAHLQESIKEVEALHQENESLRLVNTDLDRRLSLLTQATIQNCLLSDFNRFGMGVNRDTQISDPRPPNIRQGSVVEPNRPERRNTERVSLPKSISVRSSGYLKLKAQGGNTGGPSQAKARQKSTVPPLTESQQRVYVPGSKKEEEALEFDVYNQGMLKTELCNKWQETGTCPYGENCQFAHGITELRPVIRHPRYKTEVCRMVLAGDMCPYGHRCHFRHSLTEEERRTGPGLF from the exons ATGCAGAACGAGAATCCTTCAAGTGATGGTCTCAACACCAGCATCGCCGATGCAGCTACAGTCCCGTCCGCCAACAAAAACTATACGTTCTCTGATGCAACTTCACCAGACTTGGCTGACAATCCATTTCTCTCACCTACCTCAACTCACCAATTCGATTCCTCTGAATTCATCCCCAACTTCTACTCAACTTTCTCTCGCAGCTCAAATTCCCCTTCCCTAACCTCCTTTGACGATACTGATGACCTCGTCACCGATGGTCGCCTCCACCAAGCTAGCTACATTCTTGAGTACCAGCAACTCTACAATCGGTACACTCTCTGCCTCGCACATTTGCAGGAATCTATCAAAGAAGTCGAAGCGCTTCACCAGGAGAATGAATCTCTCCGGCTAGTTAACACCGATTTGGATCGACGCCTGAGTCTCCTCACTCAGGCCACCATACAAAACTGTCTTCTCTCTGATTTCAATCGTTTTGGTATGGGAGTCAACCGTGATACTCAAATCTCTGATCCCAGACCTCCGAACATCAGGCAAGGGAGCGTCGTGGAACCTAACCGGCCTGAGCGAAGGAACACTGAACGAGTTTCGCTGCCGAAGAGCATTTCTGTGCGCTCGAGCGGTTATCTCAAGTTGAAAGCACAAGGTGGAAACACTGGAGGTCCCAGCCAGGCAAAAGCTCGGCAAAAATCTACGGTTCCACCCCTAACCGAATCT CAACAAAGAGTGTACGTTCCTGGAAGTAAGAAGGAAGAGGAGGCATTAGAGTTTGACGTTTACAACCAAGGGATGTTAAAGACAGAGCTGTGCAACAAATGGCAGGAGACTGGGACTTGCCCTTATGGAGAAAACTGTCAGTTTGCTCACGGTATCACAGAGTTGCGCCCAGTGATAAGGCATCCACGCTACAAGACAGAAGTCTGTAGGATGGTCCTAGCAGGTGATATGTGCCCCTATGGTCACCGTTGCCACTTCCGTCACTCTCTCACTGAGGAAGAGCGACGAACAGGTCCTGGCCTTTTCTGA